The Pelagibius sp. CAU 1746 genomic sequence CCGTCGCCGAGGTGCAGGCTGGAACCTTCGCACCGCGGATCAAGAATGTCCGTTTCTCACTGGATGAGTACAACGCCGACATCGACGGAACCAATGCCAAGCTGATGGGGGCGCTCTATGCCGATTAATGTGATCTCCGCCGGTATCGCAACCACGATCCAGGATCTGGGGCGGCCGGGTTACTACCATCTTGGCATCCCCATGGGCGGCGCGATGGACCGCTTGGCTCTGCGTGCGGCCAACTTGCTGGTCGGCAACGACGAGGGCGCGGCAGGCCTTGAATCGGTCTTTGTCGGACCGGAGCTGGAGTTCACCGAAGATGCCATGGTCGCCGTCTGCGGCGCGGAGCTGCCGCCCAAGGTGGACGGCGAGCCGCGTGGGACTTGGACCGCTTTTCCGGTAAAGGCCGGTCAGGTGCTGTCTTTCGACTTCCTGAAGGCGGGCGCGCGCGCTTACATCGCGGTCTCCGGCGGCATCAACACGCAGCCGAAGCTGGGCAGCCGCTCGACCTATGCCATCGGCGCGCTGGGCGGCATCGACGGCCGCGCGGTGCAACCGGGCGACACCCTGCCGCTCGGTACCGGTGTGAAAGCCGTGAAGGAGGGGCTTGCCGTCCCGCAGGAGCTGCGTCGCGGGCCCGGTAGTCCGGCGGAGCTTCGGGTCCTGCCCGGACTCTACTGGCACCGGATCACCGAAGCCGCCCAGAAGAACTTCTTCGAGGACACTTGGAAGGTGGCCAACGAGGCCGACCGCATGGGCTACCGCTTCCAGGGCGGGCGCAAGCTGGACTTCGTCGCGCGCGAACAGCCTTTCGGGGCTGGTGCCGATCCCTCCAACATCACCGATGCCTGCTATCCCTATGGCTCGATCCAGGTGCCCAGCGGCACCGAACCCATCGTGCTACACCGGGATGCGGTGTCGGGCGGTGGCTACTTTATGCTCGGCACGGTGATTTCCGCCGATATGGACCTGATCGGTCAACTGCAGCCGCACACGCCGGTACAGTTCGTGCGGGTCGATATGGACACGGCCCTGGCCGCCCGCCATGACCGTGCCGCAGTCATGAACGCCATCCGCGACGCGCTCGCCTGAAGCAGAAGGACTTCCGAAGATGATCACCCAGGCAACCGCTTATCCCACGCTATCCCTCGCCCTCGGAAGCGGCAAGAGAAGCCTGCCATGGCTGCTGTTCCTGGCCGTCGCCGGATCGCTGCTGCTGTGGGCCTCGGCCAAGATTCAGATTCCCTTCTATCCCGTACCGATGACCATGCAGAGCTTCGTGGTGCTTTTCCTCGGCTTCGCGCTCGGCCCGCGGCTCGGGGCCGCGACAGTGCTGCTCTATCTGGCGCAGGGGCTTGCCGGTCTGCCGGTCTTCGCAGGCACGCCGGAGAAAGGCCTGGGCCTTGCCTATATGACCGGGCCGACCGGCGGCTACCTCGCCGGCTTCGTCGCCGCCGCCTATGTCACCGGCTGGTTTGCCCAGCGCGGCTTCGACCGCCGCTTGGCCACCACAGCGCTTGCGGCTCTCGCGGGGCTTTCGGTCCTCTATGCGCTGGGGCTCGGATGGCTCGGCGTGCTGGTGGGATGGGGCAAGCCGTTGCTCGAATTCGGCCTCCTGCCTTTCCTTCCCGCCGAGGCGTTGAAGCTTGCGCTGCTGGCTGCCGTCCTGCCGCTCGCTTGGCAGGGCGTCTCCAAGGGGTGAGCCGGCCGGCTGCGGCCCGTTCGGCCCTTTAGCTGCGCATGACGGTTTCTGCGAAGTGGCAGGCCGCACGGTGATCTCTTGCTGCCTCTCGAAGTTCCGGAGCGGCTTCGCAGCTTGACTGGGCGAATGCGCAGCGCGGCGCGAAGTGACAGCCGGGCGGCGGGGACAGGGGTGAAGGGATTTCTCCCCGGATCGGCTCGAAGCGTACCAGAGTGTCGTCATCCAGGACCAGCTTGGGAACCGACGCCAGCAGCGCCTTCGTATAGGGATGTGCCGGCGTGCTGAACAGGGTTTCGGTCTCGCCTTCTTCCACGACGCGGCCGAGGTACATCACCGCCATGCGGTCGCTGACGTGCCGTACCACCGAGAGGTCGTGGCTGATGAAAAGGCAGGTCAGGTTCAGGTCGCGGCGCAGGTCGAGGAAAAGGTTGATCACCTGGGCCTGGATCGACACGTCCAGGGATGCGACCGGCTCGTCGCAGATCAGCAGGTCCGGCTGCATCGCCAATGCGCGGGCGATGGCGATACGCTGGCGTTGACCGCCGGAGAACTGATGCGGATAGCGTGCGGCGAAGGCGGGGTCGAGCCCGACCCGCGCGAACCACTGAGCGACATAGTCCTGCGCGCCGGCGCGGGTGGTCAGGCCGTGGCTGATCGGTCCCTCGGCAACGGCATCCCCGACCTTCATGCGGGGGTCCAGCGAGGCAAAGGGGTCCTGGAACACCGTCTGGATGCGCGTCGTCGCCTTGCGGCCGTCGCTCATCACCGGCCGTCCGTCCAGCAGTACGTTGCCGGCGGAGGCCTGCAGGATACCGGCGGCGACCCGGCCCAGGGTGGATTTGCCGCAGCCGGATTCGCCGACCAGGCCCAGGGTGCGGCCTTCCTCCAGGGACAGGCTGACGTTGTCCACGGCGCGCAGCGTACGCATCTCGACCCGGGCGCCGAGCTTGGCGGCGATGCGGCTGCCGAGGGAGATTCGTGGGCGGAAGTCGCGGGTCACGCCGTCGATCTGCAGGAAGGCGCTCATGCCGTCATTCCCGGGGCGGGGGCGCCAAGCGGGTGATGGCAGCGCCACTGGCGGTCGCCCGCCGTAGACATGGACGGCGGCTGCACGCAGATCTCATCGGCCTTGGCGCAGCGCGGCGCGAAGGGGCAGCCGGGCGGCAGCGACAGCAGCGAGGGCGTGGTGCCGGGAATCTGCGCCAACGCCGCGCCGGGTTCGCTGGTCGACGGCAGCGAGGCGATCAGCCCTTGGGTGTAGGGATGGCGCGGGTCGCGCAGGACGCGGGCCACGGGGCCTTCCTCGACCACACGGCCGGCGTACATGACCAGCAACCGCGAGGCGAGGCTGGAAACAGTCGCCAAGTCATGGCTGATCCATATCATCGCCGTGCCGGTCTCCGCGGTCAGGCTGCGCATCTCGTGAAGAATCTGCGATTGGATCGAAACGTCGAGGGCCGTGGTCGGTTCGTCGGCCACGATGACCGCGGGATCGTGCAGCAGAGCGATGGCGATGGCGACGCGCTGGCGCATGCCGCCGGAAAACTCGTGGGGATAGGCGCCGAGCCGCGCCGCCGGCTCGGGAATGCCGACCTTGCTCAGCACCTCGACGCAGCGCGATTCCATCGCCTTGACCGAGAGGCGCTGGTGGGCCTGCAACGCCATGACCATCTGCTGGCGAATGGTGAGCAGGGGATTGAGCGTCGCGATGGGGTCCTGAAACACCATGGCGATCTCGCGGCCGCGCCGGCGGCGCAGGTCCTTCTCCGGCAGGCCGACCAGCTCAGCGCCGTTCAGTTTGACGCTGCCGCCAACGATGCGGCCGGGCGGGTCGACCAGCCCCAGCAGCGAGAATCCCGTGACCGTCTTGCCGGATCCGGACTCGCCGACCAGGCCGATGATCTCGCCTTGCTGCAGGCTGAAACTGACGCCGTCGACCGCCTTCACCACCCCGTCCCGGGTGTCGAAGTGGGTCTTCAGGTCGCGCACCTCCAGCACGGCTTTCGTGTCCGCGCTCATCGCCGTAGCCTCGGATTGAACTGATCGCGGACCTGGTCGCCGACGATGTTGATGGCGACGATCAGGATGATCAGCGCGATGCCGGGATAGACCGAGATCCAGTAGCGCCCGCTCATCATGTAGGGGAATCCGTTGGAAATCAGCATGCCCAGGCTGGGCTCGGTGACCGGCAGGCCGAGACCCAGGAAGCTCAGCGTCGCTTCCAGCGAAATCGCGTTGGCGATCTGCACCGTCGCCACCACGATCAGCGGCGGCAGGCAATTCGGCAGCAGATGGCGCAGGGCGACCCGCGCACCGGACAAGGGTGTGGCCAGAGCGGCCTCGATATATTCTTTGTGCCGCTCGGCGCGCGCCGCGCCATAGGCGGTGCGCGCGAAGTAGGCGTACTGCGCCGCCACCAGAGCGGAGATGAGCTGACCCTTGCCTTGGCCCAGCAGCGCCACCAGGACCAGCGCCAGCAAAATGGCGGGGAAAGAGAGCTGCAGATCGATGACGCGCATCAACATCGCCTCCAGGCGGCCGCCCGCGTAGGCGGCGAAGATCCCGACGGCGGTGCCGAGCACCAGGGCGACAAAGCCTGCGGCAAGCCCGATCATGATGGAAATGCGCAGGCCGTAGAAGATTGCCGACAGCAGGTCGCGGCCCTGGGGGTCGGTCCCCAGGTAGTGGATATAGCCGCCCGAACCGACGAAGCCCGGAGGGCGGCGCGCATCCAACAGCGACAAATGCGCCAGGTCGTAGGGATTCTGCGGCACGATCAGCGGCGCCAGCAGGGCCAGCAGGCCAAGCGCGACGACGACGGCGAGGGCCAGGACCGCGATGCGGTTGTCCCGGTATTCGGCCCAGAAACGGCCAAGAGGTGTCTGGTTGGCGGCCATTATGCCCCTCGCGCGCGCATGCGCGGATCGATCAGCGCGTAGACCAGGTCGACCGTCAGGTTGATCAGCACGAACAGCAGCGCAGTGAGGATCAGGTAGGCGACCATCACGGGGCGGTCCAGAACGGTGATGCTGTCGATGATCAACTTGCCGACACCCGGCCAGGAAAAAATGGTCTCGGTCACCACGGCGAAGGCGAGCGTGGAACCCAGCTCGAGCCCGAAGACGGTGATGATCGGGATGGCGATCAGTTTCAGGACATGCCGGCGGAGTATGCGGCCTTCGGAGATGCCGGCGGCGCGCGCGAACTTGATGGTGTCGGTCAACATGATCTCCCGCGTGCCCGCGCGAGCCAGGCGGATCATCATCGCCAGCTTGAAGAAGGCGAGGTTCAAGGCAGGCAGCAGGATATGCGCCAAGCCGTCGGGGGTGAGGAAACTCCAGTCGACGCCGAGGAAGGCGATCACTTCGCCGCGGCCGCCGGCCGGCAGCCAGCCCAGGTTGACGGCGAAGGTGAGGATGAGGATCAGGCCGACCCAGAAACTGGGCACCGAAAAGCCGAGGACGGAGAGGGCCATGATCGTTCGTGCAAGCCAGCTATGCGGACGGTAGCCGGCATAGACGCCCAGGCTGACGCCCAGCAGAGTCGCGGTCAGGATGGAGATCAGCACCAGTTCCAGCGTCGCCGGCAGGCGGCCGGCGATCAGCTCCAGAACCGGGGTGTTGTAGATGAAGGAGCGTCCGAAGTCGCCCTGCACGAGGTTCGACAGGAAAATGAAGTACTGCTGCCACAGGGGGAGGTCCAGGCCGAAGCGCTTGATGGTCTCGGCACGGATTTCCTGGGTGGCGTCAGGCGGAATGACGATTTCTATGGGATTGCCGATTGCATAGACGCCCACGAAGACGATGACCGACATCACGGCCATGACCAGGCTCGCCTGCAAAAGACGCTGAATGATGAAACCGAGCATGTCCCCGACCCACACTGCGAAGGGAAGAGCCGGGGCCGTGACGGCCCCGGCTCGCCCAGATCAGCTCTTCGGCTTGATGAAGAATGCCAGGGTATCTTCGTCGAAACGCGGCTGGAAAATCACGCTGTTGGCCTTGGAAGCCCAGACGGTTTGCAGCTGCACAACGGAGATGTAGACGCGGTCGGCCATGGTCTCGACCATCGCCTGCTCATAGAGCTTGCGGCGGGGTTCGGGGTCCAGGGTCTTGGCACCTTCTTCCAGCAGCTTGTCGACCGTCTCGTTCTTGTACTCGATACGATTGTACGCGCCCATTTTCACTTCGGGGTCGTTCGAGTGGGCGAGGGAGCCCAGGGTGTAGGAGGCCTCGCCGGTCAGCGTGCCCCAGCCATTC encodes the following:
- a CDS encoding ABC transporter ATP-binding protein; this translates as MSADTKAVLEVRDLKTHFDTRDGVVKAVDGVSFSLQQGEIIGLVGESGSGKTVTGFSLLGLVDPPGRIVGGSVKLNGAELVGLPEKDLRRRRGREIAMVFQDPIATLNPLLTIRQQMVMALQAHQRLSVKAMESRCVEVLSKVGIPEPAARLGAYPHEFSGGMRQRVAIAIALLHDPAVIVADEPTTALDVSIQSQILHEMRSLTAETGTAMIWISHDLATVSSLASRLLVMYAGRVVEEGPVARVLRDPRHPYTQGLIASLPSTSEPGAALAQIPGTTPSLLSLPPGCPFAPRCAKADEICVQPPSMSTAGDRQWRCHHPLGAPAPGMTA
- a CDS encoding ABC transporter permease, which encodes MLGFIIQRLLQASLVMAVMSVIVFVGVYAIGNPIEIVIPPDATQEIRAETIKRFGLDLPLWQQYFIFLSNLVQGDFGRSFIYNTPVLELIAGRLPATLELVLISILTATLLGVSLGVYAGYRPHSWLARTIMALSVLGFSVPSFWVGLILILTFAVNLGWLPAGGRGEVIAFLGVDWSFLTPDGLAHILLPALNLAFFKLAMMIRLARAGTREIMLTDTIKFARAAGISEGRILRRHVLKLIAIPIITVFGLELGSTLAFAVVTETIFSWPGVGKLIIDSITVLDRPVMVAYLILTALLFVLINLTVDLVYALIDPRMRARGA
- a CDS encoding biotin-dependent carboxyltransferase family protein, with amino-acid sequence MPINVISAGIATTIQDLGRPGYYHLGIPMGGAMDRLALRAANLLVGNDEGAAGLESVFVGPELEFTEDAMVAVCGAELPPKVDGEPRGTWTAFPVKAGQVLSFDFLKAGARAYIAVSGGINTQPKLGSRSTYAIGALGGIDGRAVQPGDTLPLGTGVKAVKEGLAVPQELRRGPGSPAELRVLPGLYWHRITEAAQKNFFEDTWKVANEADRMGYRFQGGRKLDFVAREQPFGAGADPSNITDACYPYGSIQVPSGTEPIVLHRDAVSGGGYFMLGTVISADMDLIGQLQPHTPVQFVRVDMDTALAARHDRAAVMNAIRDALA
- a CDS encoding biotin transporter BioY, with product MITQATAYPTLSLALGSGKRSLPWLLFLAVAGSLLLWASAKIQIPFYPVPMTMQSFVVLFLGFALGPRLGAATVLLYLAQGLAGLPVFAGTPEKGLGLAYMTGPTGGYLAGFVAAAYVTGWFAQRGFDRRLATTALAALAGLSVLYALGLGWLGVLVGWGKPLLEFGLLPFLPAEALKLALLAAVLPLAWQGVSKG
- a CDS encoding ABC transporter ATP-binding protein, whose product is MSAFLQIDGVTRDFRPRISLGSRIAAKLGARVEMRTLRAVDNVSLSLEEGRTLGLVGESGCGKSTLGRVAAGILQASAGNVLLDGRPVMSDGRKATTRIQTVFQDPFASLDPRMKVGDAVAEGPISHGLTTRAGAQDYVAQWFARVGLDPAFAARYPHQFSGGQRQRIAIARALAMQPDLLICDEPVASLDVSIQAQVINLFLDLRRDLNLTCLFISHDLSVVRHVSDRMAVMYLGRVVEEGETETLFSTPAHPYTKALLASVPKLVLDDDTLVRFEPIRGEIPSPLSPPPGCHFAPRCAFAQSSCEAAPELREAARDHRAACHFAETVMRS
- a CDS encoding ABC transporter permease; the protein is MAANQTPLGRFWAEYRDNRIAVLALAVVVALGLLALLAPLIVPQNPYDLAHLSLLDARRPPGFVGSGGYIHYLGTDPQGRDLLSAIFYGLRISIMIGLAAGFVALVLGTAVGIFAAYAGGRLEAMLMRVIDLQLSFPAILLALVLVALLGQGKGQLISALVAAQYAYFARTAYGAARAERHKEYIEAALATPLSGARVALRHLLPNCLPPLIVVATVQIANAISLEATLSFLGLGLPVTEPSLGMLISNGFPYMMSGRYWISVYPGIALIILIVAINIVGDQVRDQFNPRLRR